A genomic segment from Aegilops tauschii subsp. strangulata cultivar AL8/78 chromosome 1, Aet v6.0, whole genome shotgun sequence encodes:
- the LOC141039200 gene encoding uncharacterized protein: MKCVTTVRYQIKVNEELTEQFSPSRGLWQGDLVSPYLFIICAEGLSALLHAAEQDNRISGVKICRAAPAVSHLLFADDSVLLLKSNVEEATCLREVLDIYEECSGQCINVEKSAVMFSPNTPTADRTTVKNALRIQKEDWNEKYLGLPVHVGRSMRRAFAYVKGAIAGKVYGWKEKLIAKTGKEALVTAVAQAIPTFAMSCFDLTKGFCQEISSRIGNYWWSQQDKENTFDNKGAHSVKSAYKLYEELKRQKKNGGQGMSNHAPGNLHSCKDDSWKRIWKLPCPRNVQMFTWRVKHESLALLTNMHKRGLKVESTRCLFCGRADEDGAHLFIKCKAVKEGWRELALEGERIKLEQIPSVHAMLDFLWGVDEKKRMHILTYWWHWWSVRNKLRKGEPLAPTKEIARRTRSAVMEYMQVYINSPKKACLDKWTAPSDEMLKINADGSFAPGEGHAGWGVVARDSAGNIVAAKAGRQDHIQDAFAAEVAALSNAVALAADLGCLRVNFETDSQLLVEAMDFRKPDSSAYAY; this comes from the exons ATGAAGTGTGTCACAACTGTGCGCTATCAGATTAAGGTGAACGAAGAGTTAACTGAACAGTTCAGCCCCTCCAGAGGCCTGTGGCAGGGCGACCTGGTGTCGCCGTATCTTTTCATCATATGCGCAGAAGGTTTGTCGGCCCTGCTCCATGCTGCAGAACAAGATAACAGAATTAGTGGTGTGAAAATTTGCCGAGCAGCACCTGCGGTTTCCCACCTGCTCTTTGCGGATGACTCGGTCCTACTGCTAAAATCGAATGTGGAGGAGGCCACTTGTTTACGTGAGGTGCTAGATATTTACGAGGAGTGCTCAGGACAGTGCATCAATGTGGAAAAATCAGCAGTAATGTTTAGCCCTAATACCCCTACGGCAGACCGGACCACGGTCAAGAATGCGTTAAGGATACAGAAGGAAGACTGGAACGAGAAGTATCTGGGGCTCCCCGTGCATGTGGGACGATCCATGCGGAGAGCATTCGCATATGTAAAAGGAGCCATTGCAGGCAAGGTGTACGGGTGGAAAGAGAAGCTCATCGCCAAGACAGGGAAGGAAGCCCTTGTTACTGCAGTTGCACAAGCCATCCCCACGTTCGCGATGTCATGCTTTGACCTCACGAAGGGCTTCTGCCAAGAGATTAGCTCCAGGATCGGTAACTACTGGTGGAGTCAGCAAGATAAAGAGAACACG TTTGACAACAAGGGGGCTCATTCAGTCAAGAGTGCTTATAAACTCTATGAGGAGTTAAAAAGGCAGAAGAAGAATGGAGGGCAAGGGATGAGCAATCATGCACCGGGGAATCTGCATTCTTGCAAGGATGATTCGTGGAAGAGGATCTGGAAGCTACCATGTCCAAGGAATGTGCAGATGTTCACATGGAGAGTGAAGCATGAGTCATTAGCACTCCTGACTAACATGCACAAGCGAGGGCTGAAGGTGGAGAGCACGCGCTGCTTATTTTGTGGACGGGCTGATGAAGATGGAGCTCATCTCTTCATTAAGTGCAAGGCAGTCAAGGAGGGGTGGAGGGAACTGGCGCTCGAGGGTGAAAGAATTAAGCTTGAACAGATTCCGTCCGTGCATGCGATGCTGGACTTTTTGTGGGGAGTAGATGAGAAGAAACGCATGCACATTCTAACCTACTGGTGGCATTGGTGGAGTGTGCGCAACAAGCTGAGGAAAGGGGAGCCCCTAGCGCCGACAAAAGAAATAGCGAGGCGAACACGCAGTGCTGTCATGGAATATATGCAAGTCTATATCAACTCACCAAAGAAAGCCTGTCTGGACAAATGGACTGCCCCGTCCGATGAGATGCTGAAAATCAACGCGGATGGATCATTTGCTCCAGGAGAAGGACATGCGGGGTGGGGCGTGGTGGCGAGAGACTCGGCGGGGAATATTGTGGCAGCCAAGGCTGGACGACAAGATCATATACAGGATGCCTTTGCGGCGGAGGTTGCTGCCCTGTCAAATGCCGTGGCCCTTGCAGCCGACCTGGGGTGCCTGAGAGTCAACTTCGAGACGGACTCACAACTGTTAGTTGAAGCTATGGACTTCAGGAAACCAGACTCATCAGCATATGCG TACTGA